DNA sequence from the Candidatus Hinthialibacter antarcticus genome:
ACCCCAACCAGACGCACATCATCCCGCGCAGCCTGAAATTATTGGAACCATTAGGCGTCAAGGTCGAGACGCCGGAATTTTCATTGCCAAAAGACGACGCCGCCAATACGAGAATGACAAAATGGCTGGAACGAAAAAAACTGGCGCCGAAATCCTATTGCCTGCTAGCGCCGTTTTGCAGCACGACCGAAAAAGAATGGCCGCCGATGCGGTACTCAAAATTGGCGGGCCTGTTAGCGAACAATGGGACGCCGGTTGTGGCGTTAAATGCGCCCGGGCGTGAAGAGACCGTCAAACAGATCGTCAAAGACGCACAATCGCCGCAGGTTTTCGCCGGGCCGTCGACGAGCATCGTCGAGATGGTCGAGTTGGTCCGCATGGCGAAGGGCGCGGTGGGCGGCGACACCGGGCCGATGCAAATAGCGGGCGCGCTTGGAGTTCCGTCGATTGCCTTTTTTGGCCCGACTGACCCCAACCGTACCGGCCCGTGGGGGCTTGATGCGGCCTTAGATATGCAGGTCGAAGAAGGCCCCGCGTTTGACGCCATTACCAAGGCGATGCGTTAACCGTTGATTGATACGCATCCATTCGCCACACTATGTTGATCTCGGAAACTGAACGGACGATTGCGGCTACCTGAATGAACCAACGAACCCTGCAAAACGTATTGTACTCCACCCATATTGCTTTGGTTGTCATTCTCCCGGCCTGCGTCGCGTTTTTGTCGCTGACCCGTATGCACTTTCGCGCCGAACAAGAGCGCTCGCAGTTTGCCAATTTGCCTGTGCAACTGGCAGTCCGCACCGCGCCCGGCGAAGGGGCCGGGCGCCTCAACGCGCTCGCGAATTCCATCAATTCAATCGACGGCGTCAATCATGTAAACCTGGTCTCGCCGATCCCTGCATGGCAGGGCGATGATGAATATCAAGACGAATGGGCTTCGCTCTGGCAGGCGAATTCCGCGTCAATCATCTATGTGACCGCAGAACAGGCGGCTGACCCCATTTCCGCCGCCAATCGGCTGCAAGAAGAAATCGCGGCGCTTGGCCCCTTTCAAGAAATTGTCTGGAACCGTGACGATTTTCAAGAGTCAGAAAGTGAACGCCAGATTTTACGCCAACACCGCACCCACATGACCTGGATGCTTTTAGTATTATTGTTCGCGGCCTCGGCGGGATTGGCGCTCAGCTATCCGTTGCGTTTTCGCCGCCGGTTTGTGGTACGTACCGGCGGAGGCGGGGCCGGGTCGCAAGTCAGCCCCGAAATGGTCTGGGGCGCGATCATGTTGGTGCACTGCATTCTGGCGGTGCTCATGTTTGTCCTCTTGTTTTTTCTTGGCTACGTTACGTTCACGTTTCCGCTTGCGCCGGATGGGCGCCCCAGCGTATTCGCGTTGTTTATACAGGGCGTGTTTTGCACAGCCGCTTTAACGGCGGCGGTGAGCGCTATCGGGTGGTGGTTGCCCACAGATGAAATTGATGCCGTCAATTTGCTGCGTCCGCCGTCTATCCCTTGGGACAGAGAAGACTAATGCGCATCGGGCTGATTTCTCTGTTTTTGCTGTTTGCCGTTACGCTGGTCGCGTTGGCGCAAGACGTAGGCCCCGACCCGAGTGCGTTAAAAGCGCAGCTATTAGAAGAACAGGCCCGCGCCAGAAAAATTGAGTCTCAACGGTTGAATCTGGAACGCAATGTCCAGGTTCGCCAAAAGCGCCTGAAGTCAGTCAACAAAACCTTACAGATTTATGAATATAACATCGAACAAGCCCAAAAGGTGCTTGAGGGCGCCCAACGGGAAATTGATGGCATCCAAAAACGCAACCTGGAACGTCTCGAACTCTTTCGCGCTTGCTCGTATTCAATTGAGGGCCAGTTGGTGCGCAATGTGGCCGATTCGAGGTTGATTCAAGTGCGGGGAGAGTCGATTCAACGCACGGCGGCGCAGATTGCGCAAGATTTGTTCGCCGCGATGAAGGCTGAAGGGCCGCGCTTGATAGAATTACAGCGCATTGTCGATGAGAAAAAGGCCTACCAGCAGCGTATTCGCAATGTGTATCTTCCTGCTGATTTGCAGAAACAAGAGACCCAAGAAGACATTATTCTAAAAAATGTAGAAGCCTTGCAAGAAACCCAAGCGGCGTCGGTCGAGATTTCATCTTCAATCCGAACCTTGAAAGAGAACCTGCAAGCGGCGCAACAAAAAATCGAGAAATTACAAGCGACGTTTCAGCGCACCAAAGCGGCGCCGACGCCGATTGCGTCAATACCCGACGCGGTGAAGCCGCCGATAACGACCGCAAGCGCAGTGCAGTCTGTCACCAACCGCTCTCAGGCATTTACCCGGTTTGAAGATAAAAAAGGTCAGATGTCTTGGCCTGCCGAAGGGCGCCTCGCGCGTCCGTTTGGGGAATACGCTCACCCGACTCTTCAAGTGAAAATGACCAATGCGGGCGTGGATATCGAGACGGAACCCGGCGCCGCGCTGGCGGCGGCCGCTGACGGCGAAGTGATGTATGCGGGTGAGATTCCCGGTATGGGCGAATCGGTCATACTCGACCACGGCGGCGACTATCTGACTGTGTATGGCAACTTGCGCCCCCGCGTTCAAAAAAACGACTGGGTAACCGCCGGGCAAGTATTAGGCAGCGTCAACGGAAATAGCGCCGGACGCGCGGTTTACCACTTTGAATTGCGCAAAGGCAACGCGCCGCTCAACCCGATTGTTTGGCTGCGACGGCTCCCTAGCCTGTAAATTCATGCAATGCCGCTATAATGTTTGAATGTAAATACAACATTGTAAGAATTCTTCGCAGAAACTCTTTTAGGAGAAATGACTCGCAATGGCGTCTCCCGGAAAAAGACATATAGGGCTGTTTTTTGGACTGCTTTTAATCGTGCTGGTCGGTTTGGGTATGGGTGTGCAGCGCACGGTCATGGCCATCGACGACTTCGACGAAGGCATGAGGAAAATCAAACTGCTGGCCAGCGTCTTGGCGAAAATCCAAGAACAATACGTCGATGAAGACAAGGTCAACACCGAAGACCTCATCAACGGCGCCATCCACGGCATGTTGGCGACGCTCGATCGCTACAGCGTCTATATGGAGCCGACCGAGGCCAAGGAATTCAACGACCAGACCCAGGGCCAGTTCGGCGGGTTGGGCATCCAGATCGACGTGGTCGACGGCTGGCTGACCGTCATCGAACCGCTGCCCGGGACGCCCGCAGCCGAAGCCGGACTCACCAGCAGCGACCGCATTGTCGAGATTGAAGGCGAGTCAACCAAGGGAATCACCATCTACGGCGCCATCCAAAAACTCAAAGGCGAACCGGGAACGCAAGTCACGCTGACCATTGCGCGCCAGGGCGAAACCGCACTATTTCAGCGCACTGTCACACGCGCCATTATTAATACCAAAGCCGTCGAAGAAGACGAAATCCGTATGCTGGACGACCATATCGGGTATGTCCGCTTGCGCGACTTTACCCGCGACGCAGGCGACGAATTAGAAGAAGGCATCCGTGAACTTCAAACCCGGGGGATGGACGCGCTGGTTCTCGATTTACGCGACAACGTCGGCGGTTTGCTCGATGTCGCTGTGAAAATATGCGACCTGTTTGTGGATAAAGGCGAAGTGATTGTTTCTCACCGCAAGAACCGGACGGACTACAACGAACCGCGTATTTACCGGGCGCAACGCGAGCCAATCGGCGACTTTTTCCTTGCGGTGTTGGTGAATGAATTTTCCGCCAGCGCCTCAGAAATCGTAGCGGGCTGCGTCCAAGACCACGGACGCGGCGTCATCGTCGGGCCTGCCGGACACCGCACCTTCGGTAAGGGTTCCGTGCAGACATTGATTGAGGCGTCAGAGTTGCAGGGCGGCGCCTTGAAGCTGACCACGGCGAAATATTACACCCCGTCAGGGCGTTCGATTTCAGACGACAAGGGCCTGTTGCCAGACGTATTTGCTCAAGTCAATGATGAACAGCGCATCGCCATCCGCCGCGCGGGCAAAGTCGGCGTCTTGCCCAAAAATATCAGCGGCGACGAACCCAAAGAAGAAAAACCCATCGAAGAAATTGAAGACAGCAAAGAAAAAACCGAAGAACCCGAACCCATCACGGTGGATGAAGTGTTTAATCCGCACGATGAAGCGGGCGTGGACGCAGCAAACGACGATTTGTATGACGAAGAACTCTTTGCGGCGTATCAGTGCTTAAAGGGCGCGTCTGTTTTGAACTTGAACCTCAATCGGCGATATAGTCTTGCGAATCCTCGGAATTGAAACCTCCTGTGATGACACCGGCGTCGCGATAGTCGACGCCGGAAACGGCGTACTGACCAATCTGGTCGCGTCTCAGGTCGATCTCCATCGGCCTTACGGCGGCGTCGTGCCCGAAATCGCTTCCCGCGCCCATATCGAAAATCTCAGCCCGCTGGTGCAACGCGCCTTGCAGGACGCCAGCGTGAAATTCAGCGACCTGGACGCGATTGCCGTCACCTATACGCCCGGCTTATCGGGGTGTTTGCTGGTCGGCGTGTCGTACGCCAAGGCGCTGGCGTATTCGCTGGGAGTCCCGCTGATTGGGGTGAACCATCTCGAGGCGCATATCTTCACCAGTGCGCTTGACGTCGCGCCCGAAGATCAGCCGCCGTTCCCTCATTTATCGCTGCTGGTTTCCGGTGGACACACCGCGCTCTATCGTATCGACAGTTGGACGCAGCAAACCCTGCTTGGTAGCACAAAAGACGACGCGGCGGGCGAGGCGTTCGACAAAGTCGCCAAATTGCTTGCTCTGGGTTTTCCCGGCGGGCCGGTGATTCAAAAACGCGCTGAAGGCTACGACGGCGAGTGGATCGAGTTCCCGCGCCCGATGCTGCATCAAGGTTTGGATTTTTCATTCAGCGGCCTCAAAACCGCCGTGCTGCAAAAAAGCCGTGAGAAAGAATTATGCGAAGACGACGTGACCCAGATCGCGGCGTCGTTTCAGCGCGCGGCGGTGGATGTGTTGGTGAGCAAGACCCTGAAAGCGGCTAAGCAATTTGGTTTGCGCGATATTTCCCTAGTCGGCGGGGTTTCGGCGAATAAAGCCTTGCGCGAAGAACTCACCCGCCGGGCGTCCGAAAAGGGATGCAAGGTGTACTTGCCTGATTTCAAATATGCGATGGATAACGGCGCCATGGTGGCGGGACTGGCCCATCACTACTACCAGGAAAAGCGCTTCTCAGACCTCACC
Encoded proteins:
- a CDS encoding glycosyltransferase family 9 protein — translated: MNKEGNPEIIGASARSVIPTDGIERILFVRLSALGDCISSMPVLCALRRRFPKAHIAWLIQDNSLPIIQNLKMIDEVIVFPRARWREQPPFRVNWREAYRLVRHLRMRRFDLVVDVQSNSKSSVLSWLSGAKYHIGHGKGQSKEISHWFIKTPVAPDPNQTHIIPRSLKLLEPLGVKVETPEFSLPKDDAANTRMTKWLERKKLAPKSYCLLAPFCSTTEKEWPPMRYSKLAGLLANNGTPVVALNAPGREETVKQIVKDAQSPQVFAGPSTSIVEMVELVRMAKGAVGGDTGPMQIAGALGVPSIAFFGPTDPNRTGPWGLDAALDMQVEEGPAFDAITKAMR
- a CDS encoding peptidoglycan DD-metalloendopeptidase family protein → MRIGLISLFLLFAVTLVALAQDVGPDPSALKAQLLEEQARARKIESQRLNLERNVQVRQKRLKSVNKTLQIYEYNIEQAQKVLEGAQREIDGIQKRNLERLELFRACSYSIEGQLVRNVADSRLIQVRGESIQRTAAQIAQDLFAAMKAEGPRLIELQRIVDEKKAYQQRIRNVYLPADLQKQETQEDIILKNVEALQETQAASVEISSSIRTLKENLQAAQQKIEKLQATFQRTKAAPTPIASIPDAVKPPITTASAVQSVTNRSQAFTRFEDKKGQMSWPAEGRLARPFGEYAHPTLQVKMTNAGVDIETEPGAALAAAADGEVMYAGEIPGMGESVILDHGGDYLTVYGNLRPRVQKNDWVTAGQVLGSVNGNSAGRAVYHFELRKGNAPLNPIVWLRRLPSL
- a CDS encoding S41 family peptidase; translation: MASPGKRHIGLFFGLLLIVLVGLGMGVQRTVMAIDDFDEGMRKIKLLASVLAKIQEQYVDEDKVNTEDLINGAIHGMLATLDRYSVYMEPTEAKEFNDQTQGQFGGLGIQIDVVDGWLTVIEPLPGTPAAEAGLTSSDRIVEIEGESTKGITIYGAIQKLKGEPGTQVTLTIARQGETALFQRTVTRAIINTKAVEEDEIRMLDDHIGYVRLRDFTRDAGDELEEGIRELQTRGMDALVLDLRDNVGGLLDVAVKICDLFVDKGEVIVSHRKNRTDYNEPRIYRAQREPIGDFFLAVLVNEFSASASEIVAGCVQDHGRGVIVGPAGHRTFGKGSVQTLIEASELQGGALKLTTAKYYTPSGRSISDDKGLLPDVFAQVNDEQRIAIRRAGKVGVLPKNISGDEPKEEKPIEEIEDSKEKTEEPEPITVDEVFNPHDEAGVDAANDDLYDEELFAAYQCLKGASVLNLNLNRRYSLANPRN
- the tsaD gene encoding tRNA (adenosine(37)-N6)-threonylcarbamoyltransferase complex transferase subunit TsaD, with the protein product MRILGIETSCDDTGVAIVDAGNGVLTNLVASQVDLHRPYGGVVPEIASRAHIENLSPLVQRALQDASVKFSDLDAIAVTYTPGLSGCLLVGVSYAKALAYSLGVPLIGVNHLEAHIFTSALDVAPEDQPPFPHLSLLVSGGHTALYRIDSWTQQTLLGSTKDDAAGEAFDKVAKLLALGFPGGPVIQKRAEGYDGEWIEFPRPMLHQGLDFSFSGLKTAVLQKSREKELCEDDVTQIAASFQRAAVDVLVSKTLKAAKQFGLRDISLVGGVSANKALREELTRRASEKGCKVYLPDFKYAMDNGAMVAGLAHHYYQEKRFSDLTLNAIA